The following coding sequences lie in one Glycine soja cultivar W05 chromosome 16, ASM419377v2, whole genome shotgun sequence genomic window:
- the LOC114390354 gene encoding uncharacterized protein LOC114390354 — protein sequence MQILQWISKGTNDHEIGRSSPNDWKAIRDKKAEGQDIITVRHHRAHQGTKTIEGRKLGSKNLKLFIFICGKDIPKACFYRTLDLNRIRNLNRRRHFIHSMNMKREELSGVGKKVLPISEASLSKTTERNSEQYCVTAETKDRTKGDRNKLISRMKELLRRVAATKTDERESFYDQKVLHFRRQGNIEAFPEDDQRISESPKISLTWDVETSSVHSLATWSENVQTKISHSHTYIPRRESSGITCRKENWITTDSEFVVLEL from the exons ATGCAG ATTCTTCAATGGATCTCCAAAGGGACAAATGATCATGAAATAGGCCGGAGTTCTCCCAACGACTGGAAAGCAATTAGAG ATAAAAAAGCTGAAGGACAAGATATAATTACAGTTAGGCATCATAGGGCGCATCAAGGAACAAAGACAATCGAAGGGAGGAAGCTTGGCAGCAAGAACTTGAaactgtttatttttatatgcgGAAAAGACATTCCGAAGGCTTGTTTTTACAGAACCCTCGACTTAAACAGAATAAGAAACTTGAATAGAAGAAGGCATTTTATCCACTCTATGAATATGAAGAGAGAAGAATTATCAGGAGTAGGAAAGAAGGTTTTGCCTATAAGTGAAGCATCATTGTCCAAAACAACTGAAAGAAATAGTGAACAATATTGTGTCACCGCTGAAACAAAGGATCGAACTAAAGGTGATAGAAATAAGCTAATTTCAAGAATGAAAGAGCTACTTAGAAGGGTTGCTGCAACAAAAACAGACGAAAGAGAAAGTTTCTATGATCaaaag GTTTTACATTTTAGAAGACAAGGAAACATAGAAGCATTTCCTGAAGATGATCAACGCATCAGTGAATCACCCAAGATCAGTTTGACGTGGGATGTGGAAACCTCTTCTGTCCACTCACTGGCTACTTGGTCTGAAAATGTTCAAACCAAGATTTCACATTCACATACTTACATCCCTCGTAGAGAGAGTAGTGGCATCACTTGTAGAAAAGAAAACTGGATCACCACAGATTCTGAAT TTGTGGTGCTGGAACTATGA